A single window of Archangium gephyra DNA harbors:
- a CDS encoding alpha/beta hydrolase, which produces MSLFIGVLAGLVILVLALRQWLLHREGEPSRSEPFDGDVYVVGKAAIAERRCEQPHTTVLCMHGFVADMRYFTDHYSDPGIQLILLTSCDYHVPITQPRYTSAPWVKVPTAPEGSIPYDAAVLVQALEHLPRTGNIRVHGHSRGGAVILEAAAMRPELFARVEVVLEAPVLPEARPYVSVSAAQLWLLSFLIPLWRREPISQRNRGAWGPLENERKRELIMAFPFNPKRVATMVSNLRGIDDWMKGRDVSLYRNVPRGTVLVPGKDRVLDSHSMLGSAQRAGPGLNVVKLDGCSHFVLWDRPDAMPSLALPAERAAVRG; this is translated from the coding sequence ATGTCCCTGTTCATCGGAGTCCTCGCCGGTCTCGTCATCCTCGTACTCGCCCTGCGGCAGTGGCTGCTGCATCGGGAGGGCGAACCGAGCAGGAGCGAGCCCTTCGACGGTGACGTCTACGTGGTGGGCAAGGCGGCCATCGCCGAGCGCCGTTGCGAGCAGCCGCACACCACGGTCCTCTGCATGCACGGCTTCGTGGCCGACATGCGCTACTTCACGGACCACTACAGCGACCCCGGCATCCAGCTCATCCTGCTGACGAGCTGCGACTACCACGTGCCCATCACCCAGCCGAGGTACACGTCCGCGCCCTGGGTGAAGGTGCCCACCGCGCCGGAAGGCAGCATCCCCTACGACGCCGCCGTGCTGGTGCAGGCCCTGGAGCACCTGCCGAGGACCGGGAACATCCGCGTCCATGGCCACTCGCGAGGGGGCGCCGTCATCCTGGAGGCCGCGGCGATGCGGCCCGAGCTGTTCGCTCGGGTGGAGGTGGTGTTGGAGGCGCCCGTGCTTCCCGAGGCGCGCCCCTACGTGAGCGTGAGCGCCGCCCAGCTCTGGTTGCTGTCGTTCCTGATTCCCCTGTGGCGCCGGGAGCCCATCTCCCAGCGCAACCGGGGCGCCTGGGGCCCGCTGGAGAACGAGCGGAAGCGCGAGCTCATCATGGCCTTCCCGTTCAACCCCAAGCGGGTCGCCACCATGGTGTCCAACCTGAGAGGCATTGACGACTGGATGAAGGGACGCGACGTGTCCCTCTACCGGAACGTCCCGCGCGGCACGGTGCTGGTCCCGGGCAAGGACCGGGTGCTGGACTCGCACTCCATGCTGGGGAGCGCGCAGCGGGCGGGACCCGGGCTGAACGTGGTCAAGCTGGACGGCTGCAGCCACTTCGTCCTGTGGGACCGCCCTGATGCGATGCCCTCCCTGGCCCTGCCTGCTGAGCGTGCTGCCGTGCGTGGGTGA
- a CDS encoding glycosyltransferase family 39 protein, which translates to MTPSSPPQPVAWERRIAVLGALLAIAVVALKRGRQHPDEVFQFLEPAHGLAFGYWLPAWEWVEGLRNWAVPGVLGGVLALCGRMGLEHPWALASVVWVCCAAAQAWGTVALFRLVEERDGREAALLASAVHVTWGGWLLYAARPLADSLSVAPLLGALLWAWRARARDGLREGFWSGVLLGLAFVVRYPSAVFGVPIAVSLLMARRWRSLAGGALGVGAVLLGLGLLDWLTWGAPWHTLWKYFEFNILIGGSEKFGTQPAWWYLPKLLGMVPLLLVWHFGRGLARRDVLGGSFVFYLGVMSLLAHKELRFLAPLLPLFVVLAAGPAWRTLSPWIRSRKVMGGLVGAYALSSLAAATVQMPNALATDQIDALVFAGRDASLTGLIVAGQQEWNVSGRFYLRRDVPLLVRPDNLVRELDGALTETQFSHVLVNGAALGERQVEAAGFCVLRRWGKVVLWKRCPSARGSGALLTSPSGP; encoded by the coding sequence ATGACTCCTTCCTCACCCCCCCAGCCCGTCGCGTGGGAGCGGAGAATCGCCGTCCTGGGCGCGCTGCTCGCCATCGCGGTGGTGGCGCTCAAGCGGGGCCGGCAGCACCCGGACGAGGTCTTCCAATTCCTGGAGCCGGCCCATGGGCTGGCCTTCGGGTATTGGCTCCCGGCCTGGGAGTGGGTGGAGGGCCTGCGCAATTGGGCCGTGCCCGGAGTGCTTGGAGGGGTGCTCGCGCTGTGCGGACGGATGGGGCTCGAGCATCCGTGGGCGCTGGCCTCGGTGGTGTGGGTCTGCTGTGCCGCCGCGCAGGCCTGGGGCACCGTGGCGCTGTTCCGGCTCGTCGAGGAGCGGGATGGCCGTGAGGCCGCGCTCCTGGCCTCGGCCGTCCACGTCACCTGGGGCGGGTGGCTCCTCTATGCCGCGAGGCCCCTGGCGGACTCGCTGAGCGTGGCCCCGTTGCTCGGCGCGCTCCTGTGGGCCTGGCGCGCCCGGGCCCGGGACGGCCTGCGCGAGGGCTTCTGGAGTGGTGTGCTGCTGGGCCTGGCCTTCGTGGTGCGCTACCCCTCGGCGGTGTTCGGTGTGCCCATCGCCGTGAGCCTGCTCATGGCGCGGCGCTGGCGCTCGCTGGCGGGCGGAGCGTTGGGCGTGGGCGCGGTGCTCCTGGGGCTCGGCCTGCTCGACTGGCTCACCTGGGGCGCGCCCTGGCACACGCTCTGGAAGTACTTCGAGTTCAACATCCTCATCGGAGGCTCGGAGAAGTTCGGCACGCAGCCCGCGTGGTGGTACCTGCCCAAGCTGTTGGGCATGGTGCCGCTGCTGCTCGTCTGGCACTTCGGGCGAGGGCTGGCCCGGCGAGATGTGCTCGGGGGCTCCTTCGTCTTCTACCTCGGGGTGATGTCGCTGCTCGCGCACAAGGAGCTCCGCTTCCTGGCGCCGCTGCTGCCGCTCTTCGTGGTCCTCGCCGCGGGCCCGGCCTGGCGCACCCTCTCTCCGTGGATTCGCTCCCGGAAGGTGATGGGCGGGCTCGTGGGGGCGTACGCGCTCTCCTCCCTGGCGGCGGCCACCGTGCAGATGCCGAACGCGTTGGCCACGGATCAGATCGACGCGCTCGTCTTCGCCGGGCGGGATGCCTCACTCACCGGGCTCATCGTCGCGGGCCAGCAGGAATGGAATGTCAGCGGCCGTTTCTACCTGCGCCGTGACGTGCCACTGCTCGTGCGCCCCGACAATCTGGTGCGGGAACTGGACGGCGCGCTCACGGAGACACAGTTCTCGCACGTGCTCGTGAACGGAGCGGCACTCGGGGAGCGGCAGGTGGAGGCCGCCGGATTCTGCGTCCTGCGGCGGTGGGGCAAGGTGGTGCTCTGGAAGCGCTGCCCCTCCGCGCGTGGCTCCGGGGCACTGCTCACGTCACCTTCCGGGCCGTGA
- a CDS encoding peptidase C39 family protein yields the protein MMTPTKTRHPLFLVLLASTLTACAWQARPTPEEQGPVAKIWRKSALTRDFERFTREGTALTAEGALELDAATARSEADPFPSHTPPNAQAPLPAGSYVFGNAASEEHTITGGFDNVVPSFDVLTPPGTWVRLTLAARVEGEWTKDYDFGVWAFDNGTVARHSKDRQEDERGKVFTDTLVLKKKADGLRMKVWLFSSKPGVSPRVRALTAAMTDSSRKAAEEPSDKRAWGTVLEVPGRSQMLYPPKGGVWCSPTSVSMILAYWGQKLGRNELVVPVPVAAEYTYDTVYDGTGNWPFNTAYGSAIGDGALHGLVARFDSFAQVERLIAEGIPVSISIAYEKGELSGSPIERSDGHLIVVKGFTPEGDVICNDPAFPNDELVNVTYKREELLKAWDHSRRSAYVLWPSGTPLPAGALTFVQ from the coding sequence ATGATGACCCCGACGAAGACCCGGCATCCGCTGTTTCTGGTCCTATTGGCATCCACGCTGACGGCCTGCGCGTGGCAGGCCCGGCCCACACCCGAGGAGCAAGGCCCGGTGGCGAAGATCTGGAGGAAGAGCGCGCTGACGCGTGACTTCGAGCGCTTCACCCGCGAGGGCACCGCGCTCACCGCCGAGGGGGCGCTCGAGCTCGACGCGGCCACGGCCCGCTCCGAGGCGGATCCGTTCCCCAGCCACACGCCGCCCAACGCGCAGGCGCCGCTGCCCGCGGGCAGCTACGTCTTCGGCAACGCGGCCTCGGAGGAGCACACCATCACGGGTGGCTTCGACAACGTGGTGCCCTCGTTCGACGTGCTGACGCCGCCGGGCACGTGGGTGCGGCTGACGCTCGCCGCGCGCGTCGAGGGCGAGTGGACGAAGGACTACGACTTCGGCGTCTGGGCCTTCGACAACGGCACCGTGGCGCGACACAGCAAGGACCGGCAGGAGGACGAGCGCGGCAAGGTCTTCACCGACACGCTGGTGCTCAAGAAGAAGGCGGATGGGCTGCGCATGAAGGTGTGGCTCTTCTCCTCCAAGCCCGGGGTGAGCCCGCGCGTGCGTGCACTGACGGCGGCGATGACGGACTCGAGCCGCAAGGCCGCGGAGGAGCCCTCGGACAAGCGCGCCTGGGGCACGGTGCTGGAGGTGCCGGGCCGCTCGCAGATGCTCTACCCGCCCAAGGGAGGCGTCTGGTGCTCGCCCACCTCGGTGTCGATGATCCTGGCGTACTGGGGCCAGAAGCTGGGCCGCAACGAGCTCGTGGTGCCGGTGCCCGTGGCGGCCGAGTACACGTATGACACGGTGTACGACGGCACGGGCAACTGGCCCTTCAACACCGCCTATGGCTCGGCGATCGGGGACGGGGCGCTGCACGGGCTGGTGGCGCGCTTCGACTCGTTCGCGCAGGTGGAGCGGCTCATCGCCGAGGGGATTCCCGTCAGCATCAGCATCGCCTACGAGAAGGGGGAGTTGAGCGGCTCGCCCATCGAGCGCTCGGACGGGCACCTCATCGTGGTGAAGGGCTTCACGCCGGAGGGGGACGTCATCTGCAACGATCCCGCCTTCCCGAACGACGAGCTGGTGAACGTGACGTACAAGCGCGAGGAGCTGCTGAAGGCGTGGGACCACTCCCGCCGCTCGGCCTACGTGCTGTGGCCCTCGGGCACCCCGCTGCCCGCGGGCGCGCTCACCTTCGTGCAGTGA